Sequence from the Rutidosis leptorrhynchoides isolate AG116_Rl617_1_P2 chromosome 3, CSIRO_AGI_Rlap_v1, whole genome shotgun sequence genome:
ACTTAACAAGTTGTGATGGGCTGAACCTGAACGACCTGTGACTAATGTGAGCCCATGGCAACGTTGTTGGGCTGCTGATTGGTACCTAAATTAGTCAGTAGTGTTCTAGGCTACTTATATTAAACATACAATTGAACTTTAACCATATGGTAATAACAACAAAAACTCAACAAGTACTGAATTATGGGGCGGGTGAAGTCTACACTTATAACACAACTCTTAATTAAATTCTTAACTTGACATACAAGCATGCTTCACTTTGAACTTGTACATGTCGTGGCGTCGCCTGAGGGTAGAATAACAACTCTTTATCAGAAAATGAAAGAAACCTGAGCCTGTTCGTATTTTTAAGCACCGGAAACAAAGAAAAAATGATCCCCATCTTCCAACGcgtatccttttttttttttatctcctACTGTCTGTTTTTCTTATTGCGACAATAGCCATGAACAATACAACTAACGCCTAGCTAGCTAACCAACAAAATCGTGAATCAACTGACCTCCAAAATGTTGTCGTAGTTGTTGAACATGTTCAGCATTCTGTCTGAGACCCAAAGTAAGTGAAACAGGTCCCAATCCACTTGCATCAAATGTGCTTGCAGGGTAGGGCACGATGCTCATTAACCGGTCCATGTTGGATAAAGGAATCTGGTACTCGGGCCTACCTAGTTGCTCATAGTCCCCTACATGGTCACTTGGTTGATTTACGGTTAACCTTACACCAGTGTTTCTTGAACATTGTGGTGGTTGTGTGTTTGACAACGAACATGCTGTGTCCATACGAGTGGGCCCTTGATCACCTTCTAGTTGAGGGTTATTAGGGTTTGGTTCGGCCATGCCTTTGGTTTCAAGGGTGTGGATTTCTTCAACCATTGGTTTCCAGATACGAACTCTAGCATTTATGAACCAGTTTGAGACCTGATGATTCAAAAAGCATATATACATTGTTAGTCCAAATTCTATAACATCTTAGGTAGGATCAAATCACGAGAAAAATAGATCATGACTGACATGTTTTTGGTAAGGTTGGAGAAATCGGAACTCAAGGAGAATTCGGTCGGAAATTTTTTGGGAGTTCTCGGCAACTCGGTGAGAACTCAAATGTATGTTGATTTACGTTgactatttagttttattaatataaatatacatgTTCTAGTACAAATTCTAATAGACTTTGACCAATTTGCCGAACTTTGACCAAATTACCGAGTTTTTGACCGAGAACTCCCTGAGTTGGACGAGAAACTCGATCGTTGACCGAGTAATTAAATGAGTTGGGCACTGAGAAATCGGCTGGTGATCTAAACCGAGAACTCGACCAAGTTGGCCGAGTTTTACAACAGTTTTCTAAAATTTCCCTTTAAATATTTTAGGAGTTGGATATCCCTTAAATATTTTAAAATTTCCCTTTCAAGAAATTAATGTTGATACAACTTATTTATTTACTCAATATCATCGgtacattaattaattaaaactGGTTTTAGCCTTTTAGTGAACAGTTAATGCTATGCTAAGACAATATATATACCAGAGAAAGTAGTGTCTATGTTTGACCATCATAAGTCAAAGATTGCTAACCTGATTTCTAGTTAAGCCAGTTTGAGTAGACAACATATGTTTGTCTGCATCCGAAGGGTACCTACACATAATGCAattaaataacaacaacaacaacaacaaaacccaataccacataatgtAATTAAACATTACGTAAATTATTACGACCGTACGTAGTAATTATATTGGTTTTCATAACTGTTTGATTACAGGATATTGTAGAACCAACACTGAAGTTTCAAATGCAAAAGAACAACTACCAAACGAAAGCACTTATTGTTATCGAGACATAAAATAGATATAGAGCACTTTtctaaaaaaactaaaaaaataaaaaatagaattAGAGTAATTACGGGTGAAGGAAATGATCGAAAAGCCATGTTTTAAGAACCGAAATAGCTCGTTCTGGGAGTCCTCTTTGCGGCCTCCAGACTGACTGTTGTGGTGCAAACAAACCGGCAGTACCACCACTTGATTTTCCAAATATGTGATCAGTAGATTTAAGCCGAGAAGGACTTGTGTTAGCATCAATAAGTTTATTACTATTGGTAGCTGCATAACACAACCCTTCTCCCATCGCTTTCTTCATTTGCGAAAGCTGATCAGAAATAACATTTTTTACATAGTGAAAATGACGTGAAACCACCTTGAGAGCCAAACAAACGTAAGGAGTGGCTGCACTAAGTCCAGCTACCGTCTCAAATGATGAAATCACCATCTGCATTTGCTGCAAGTATTGCTTGTACTTTCTGCATATCTTGTgataacaaaaataaaataaaaccacAACTCAGATCCTTAAACACTATTTGCAACAAAAAATACGTACTATTCAATTCCCATTAACTACACTTTGAGACATTTTCTTAGAAAAGAAATAAGTACGTGCAGTTCAGGTCTCTTTAATACGACCACTATTTGCAATAACTTCTTAGTGATTGTATTTACAAACTATATAAGGGACATTGTAGTTACAATTATGGAATGCTTGTATCAACGTATTATCTTCGATCCTATGGAATTCACAATCGAGACTAACCGCTAAAAAATTACAAAAGGTACGAAATTAAATAAACCATACATCTGGATAAACTGAATGAGGTTTTTTCAGTTCAGGTTACCGAAAGGGTGAGTTGATGTACGCAACTTAACTAGTTATTCCGTGATCGTTTCTACCCTTTCCCCGACCACCCCAAATATACTTCTAGTGACTTAGTTTTAAACATCAGTACTAGGCTATATATTATTCTATGGTTAGATCATACCATCATATTATTATCTACTCTCTTTTTTTTTCAATTACTCCGCATGTGTTAATTATCACTAACAAATTATAATGTACTTCCATATTAGTTGATAGCTACCACTTAATATAACGGAATATAACATATAACACATAACATATAGTAACATATAAGTAGATAACTATACGAGAATGTAATCTACCTCCTCTTGCAGATACAACAAGCTGGCCTTCTTTCGATTAAAATCGGGCCCATGTTCACCGTATGAATTAGCAACTGAAGAATCAGAAGCCCAACTAATTTCATCCTCAAGAATTTTATGTGAGTAAACATCATGACATGATTGAACCGACTCTTGAAACCCTACATCACAACTCTCATTTAACAATTCTTGTGCGGACTTCATATACTTTGAATTCTTCAAAATAGTTGCATAACCAGTAAACGGACCAAGTGGGCCCGTATTCCGATGAGCAAAAGCTGAAACACCCATCATACATTTTAAATCCAAATCATGTAAATGATCCGACTTTATGGTTTTTTGACCCGATTCTAACATGGGTTGAGCATCTTTAAGCTGAGGAACTGATGAAAGTGATAAAGATAAGCCTTGAGTAGTGTTAAAATTACCCTCATGATTATCATTCATCCAACATGGAATTGATTGATTCATCCCTGAATCATTTTTACTTTGTGGGTGTTGTGCAAGAGTGGCTTGATGATCTTGTTGAAGGGTATTTTGGTAATATTGTGAAGAATTAAAAGCTGGAACATTGTGCATATCTTGATGGTACCCATAActaacaacattattattattattattccaatGATCACTTGCAATTTTTTCTTGTTGTGAAGTAACAACAGTTTTCCAATTGTTACAATCTTGTTGGTATGACAAATTAGTTGTATAACTGCCACCACTATTGGAACTAATCAACATCCTCTCGGGTTGCGAATAACCCAAATTACCAGAACCCGAACCCGAACTTTGACAAGAATCTTGATCAAGGGATACAAGACCATGAGTAGAAGGTAATAAAAGTTGTGGATTTCTGCTAGCAACAGAATTAAGCATTTCAGAAGGGAAGATATTAGGGTTGTATTGAAAGGATCTGTGGATATCTGTAGGTTCAAAGTGATGGTGGTCCGGTTGTGGATGATGGTGGTTCGGGTCACCGGAGTTTTGCTGAAATCTTAACTTATGTCTCCGGCTACTTTGTGCTACATGAGATTCCACTCTCAAGTTGTTCATCTCCATAAAAAAAGACTAATATTTTTCCAAAATATA
This genomic interval carries:
- the LOC139896187 gene encoding uncharacterized protein gives rise to the protein MEMNNLRVESHVAQSSRRHKLRFQQNSGDPNHHHPQPDHHHFEPTDIHRSFQYNPNIFPSEMLNSVASRNPQLLLPSTHGLVSLDQDSCQSSGSGSGNLGYSQPERMLISSNSGGSYTTNLSYQQDCNNWKTVVTSQQEKIASDHWNNNNNNVVSYGYHQDMHNVPAFNSSQYYQNTLQQDHQATLAQHPQSKNDSGMNQSIPCWMNDNHEGNFNTTQGLSLSLSSVPQLKDAQPMLESGQKTIKSDHLHDLDLKCMMGVSAFAHRNTGPLGPFTGYATILKNSKYMKSAQELLNESCDVGFQESVQSCHDVYSHKILEDEISWASDSSVANSYGEHGPDFNRKKASLLYLQEEICRKYKQYLQQMQMVISSFETVAGLSAATPYVCLALKVVSRHFHYVKNVISDQLSQMKKAMGEGLCYAATNSNKLIDANTSPSRLKSTDHIFGKSSGGTAGLFAPQQSVWRPQRGLPERAISVLKTWLFDHFLHPYPSDADKHMLSTQTGLTRNQVSNWFINARVRIWKPMVEEIHTLETKGMAEPNPNNPQLEGDQGPTRMDTACSLSNTQPPQCSRNTGVRLTVNQPSDHVGDYEQLGRPEYQIPLSNMDRLMSIVPYPASTFDASGLGPVSLTLGLRQNAEHVQQLRQHFGGQLIHDFVG